The window CGTGGCCGCATAGGACAACATGCTGGGCGCATCGTTCTCGCCAAGAAACACCAGCACCCCGGGCCCGATGAGGAACCAGAGCGGCAGGAGCCGGCGCGCCAGAGGCATCCCAGCACTACCGGCCCGGCGGGCACGTTCTACGGCAAGGCGGTCCCGAGCCCGGTCGACGTCCTCGTGGGTAATCCCGCCCGAAACACCTCGCTCAGGCAAATCGGGCCCGGGAGCTACGGACGCGGGTCGCGTCCGTAAAGATTCAGACCGTTCCTCCATCTTCGACCTCCTGTTCCCCGGCTTCGAGTAATTCACCAGCGGACTTTACGCGGATCTTTGCGCATGGGAATTCAAGATTTCGCCGCCGCGCCCAGCCATTGAATGTATACTCCCTCGCAGAGAACGCGGGGCAGGTTCAATTGACGCCCGCGCACCTCTACCTGACAGTCACCGTGGCGCCGCGCCACCACCTTGAGCGCCACACCCGGCAGCACGCCGAGATGGGCCAGCCGACGTAGCACCGCAGGGTTTCGATCGCTTACCCGCACCACCACCCCCGTCTCGCCGGTTGGTAGGTTCTCCAGTTGCGGATATCGGATCTCGCGCAGGGTCCCATCCGCGGAGGGAATGGGATCCCCATGCGGGTCCTGCGTCGGGTTTCCCAAGGTCGTGGCCATGCGGGCCTCCACATCCTCCGAAAGCACGTGCTCCAACCTTTCCGCCTCGGCATCTACCTTATCGAGGCTCACCCCCAGGTGCTGTGCAAGGTACAACTCAATTAGCCTGTGGTGCCGGATGATTTCGAGCGCAATCCGCTGACCGGCAGGCGTCAGGGTTAAACCGTAATAGCGGGTGTAGGAGACAAGCCTCAGACGAGCGAGGCGCTTGATCATGTTCGTGGCGGAGGCCGCCGCCACGCCGAGCCGCCCTGCGATCTCCGAGGTTGAGACGGCGCCGCGATCCTGCTTGAGCTTATAGATCGCCTTCAAATAGTCTTGCATCACCCCGGTGATTACCGACATACAACGACCCCCATCTTGCAAAATTTCTTTCGAGGATCCTAGTATATGTTAGCCCATCAAAAAATAGCGAGCGGGTCCGGCTGTGTCAACTCCCCTGCCGGAGTTCTGGGGTCCGCTTGGCAGGCTGGGTGGCGCTCGCCCCTGCGATGACGACCCGGGTCGCAAGCTCGAGCGGCATCATTTCGAGATTAGACACTCCAGAGGCCCGTCTTGCCTGGCCGCAAAGAAACCACGCGAGCCCAGGCGATCAGTCGAATGCGACGGTGAGGTCCTACGCGGAGCGTTCACGGCGCTCGCGGGGCTGGTGTTGTTGCCGTGGACGGACTGTCACACCTCTCACCTGAGAGCCTTTCTCCTGCAAGCGCACGTCTGTACGGGATTGCCTTAGCCAGGAATCTCCACTCGCACCTGGAAGATGGCGGAGCGAGAGTCCGGTGAGGTCCGGACAGCGACCGGCGCTCGCCCTGGTCCCCGGATTCGGGTAGGTGTATGGTGGAGGAAGAGGATGACCATGGATATCGTGGTCAGGGCCGTAGGGTCTGCGCTCGTGATCGTGGCCATCACCACAATGGCCCAGCGCAATGCGGCGCTTGGCGGATGGCTCGCCTCGCTGCCGCTGGTCACCGTGCTCTCCATCGCGTGGCTGTCCGTCGATCAGCGAGGAAACGGGCAGATCGTCAGGTTCTTGACGGGGGTCCTCTGGGGGCTCGCCCCCACCGCCGGCCTGCTCGTCATCACCGCCGGTCTGCTACTCCGGGGGTCCATCTATCAGTGACCCTCATGGCCGGGCTTGACGTCTGGGTCTTGTGTTTCTTCGCGGCGCGACAGGTGGGCCCCCTAGGGCCCTAACATCCCAACGTGGACGCCCCCTCCATCCTCGGCATCCCCACCCGCGAGAAGCATCGGGTCGCCGTGACCTCGCTGCTCGCGGCGGCGTTCTTGACCGCGACGAAGCTCGCCGTCGGCGTCCTGACCGGGAGCCTGGGCATCATCTCGGAAGCGGCCCACTCCGCCCTGGATCTGATCGCCGCCGCGATCACCTATGTGTCGATTCGCGCCGCCGACGCGCCGGCCGACGAGTCGCATCCATTCGGTCACGGGAAGGCCGAGCATCTCTCGGCTCTGATCCAAACCGGTTTGCTCATCCTCACGAGTGGATGGATCGTCGTCGAGGCGTTCCGCAGGCTCTTTCTCCGGGACGTGCACGTGGAGCCGTCCCCCTGGGCGTTCGCGGTGTTGTTCGTGTCCATCGTCATCGACACGGCCCGGGCCCGGGCACTGTTCCGCGCGGCGAGGAGGTACCAAAGCCAGGCCCTCGAGGCGAGCGCGCTGCATTTCTCGATGGACGTCTATGGCACGGGCGCGGTATTCTTGGCCCTCGTCCTGATTTCCGCCGCCCAGCATGGGTACCCGGGGTGGCTGCGGCAGGCCGACCCCGTCGCGGCGTTGCTGGTGGCGGG is drawn from bacterium and contains these coding sequences:
- a CDS encoding metal-dependent transcriptional regulator encodes the protein MSVITGVMQDYLKAIYKLKQDRGAVSTSEIAGRLGVAAASATNMIKRLARLRLVSYTRYYGLTLTPAGQRIALEIIRHHRLIELYLAQHLGVSLDKVDAEAERLEHVLSEDVEARMATTLGNPTQDPHGDPIPSADGTLREIRYPQLENLPTGETGVVVRVSDRNPAVLRRLAHLGVLPGVALKVVARRHGDCQVEVRGRQLNLPRVLCEGVYIQWLGAAAKS